One genomic region from Conexibacter woesei DSM 14684 encodes:
- the arsM gene encoding arsenite methyltransferase — MADLSDTDKIREAVRERYASAATASATDAPVGGDCCGPASAVPVATTDAQGREVFGAALYDSADADAPEAAVAASLGCGVPTAVADLHAGETVLDLGSGAGADVLISARCVGPNGHAIGLDMTDEMLALARRNADEAGVANVEFVKGYIEDIPLAGGSVDVVISNCVLNLSGDKPKVLREAARVLRGGGRFSISDVIADEDMDAATRADMRQWTGCVAGALTRAEFEQALADAGLTDVEIRETHRVHEHAAAAIIRATKRATA, encoded by the coding sequence ATGGCTGACCTGAGCGATACCGACAAGATCCGCGAGGCGGTGCGCGAGCGCTACGCCTCCGCGGCGACGGCGAGCGCGACCGACGCGCCTGTCGGCGGCGACTGCTGCGGTCCGGCGTCCGCGGTGCCGGTCGCCACGACCGACGCGCAGGGGCGCGAGGTCTTCGGCGCCGCGCTCTACGACAGTGCCGACGCCGACGCGCCCGAGGCCGCCGTCGCGGCGTCGTTGGGCTGCGGTGTGCCGACCGCCGTCGCCGATCTGCACGCGGGCGAGACGGTGCTCGACCTCGGCTCGGGTGCCGGCGCCGACGTGCTGATCTCCGCCCGCTGCGTCGGTCCGAACGGGCATGCGATCGGGCTCGACATGACCGACGAGATGCTCGCCCTCGCGCGCAGAAACGCCGACGAGGCAGGGGTCGCGAACGTCGAGTTCGTCAAGGGCTACATCGAGGACATCCCGCTGGCCGGGGGCAGCGTCGACGTCGTCATCTCCAACTGCGTCCTGAACCTCTCAGGCGACAAGCCGAAGGTGCTGCGCGAGGCCGCGCGCGTGCTGCGCGGCGGCGGCCGCTTCTCGATCTCCGACGTGATCGCCGACGAAGACATGGACGCCGCGACTCGCGCCGACATGCGGCAATGGACCGGCTGCGTCGCGGGCGCGCTCACCCGCGCGGAGTTCGAGCAGGCGCTCGCCGACGCCGGGCTGACCGACGTCGAGATCCGCGAGACGCACCGAGTCCACGAGCACGCCGCCGCCGCGATCATCCGCGCCACCAAGCGGGCCACCGCGTGA
- a CDS encoding LLM class flavin-dependent oxidoreductase: MDLGVHLPLMPFGGEPVSLGRLARVVDTARECGLAAVAANDHFVYQTAWLDGPTALASMIERSGRMALATTVSLPVLRGPVPLAKALAAIDVLSEGRLVAAVGPGSSSRDYDAVGVAFEERWERFDEALAVLRGLLGGGPDPEDARFYAVPPDLELAPGPHRRGGGNLWVASWGSNAGLARVARAGDGWLASAYNTTPERFAAARGRLARALEDRGRDADGFPNALATMWTWVADDRAAGERVLADVLSPLLKRDPDELRGQVCVGSVEHCAELLSRYAEAGCGRVYLWPLGDEQRQLELIASEVAPMLGAT; the protein is encoded by the coding sequence GTGGACCTCGGCGTCCATCTGCCGCTGATGCCGTTCGGAGGCGAGCCTGTTTCTCTCGGGCGGCTCGCGAGGGTGGTCGACACCGCGCGCGAGTGCGGCCTTGCCGCGGTCGCCGCCAACGATCACTTCGTCTACCAGACTGCGTGGCTTGACGGGCCGACGGCGCTGGCGAGCATGATCGAGCGGTCCGGCCGGATGGCCCTCGCTACGACGGTGTCGCTTCCAGTGCTGCGCGGTCCGGTGCCGCTGGCGAAGGCGCTCGCGGCGATCGACGTCCTCTCGGAGGGGCGACTCGTCGCGGCCGTCGGGCCGGGCTCGTCGTCGCGTGACTACGACGCCGTGGGCGTCGCCTTCGAGGAGCGTTGGGAGCGATTCGACGAGGCGCTTGCCGTGCTGCGAGGTCTGCTCGGAGGCGGACCGGATCCGGAGGATGCGCGCTTCTATGCCGTGCCGCCCGATCTCGAGCTTGCGCCGGGCCCACATCGGCGGGGCGGCGGCAATCTGTGGGTCGCGAGCTGGGGTTCGAACGCGGGACTGGCGCGAGTGGCGCGAGCAGGCGACGGTTGGCTTGCGTCCGCGTACAACACGACACCGGAGCGCTTCGCGGCTGCTCGTGGCCGGTTGGCGCGTGCGCTCGAGGACCGGGGGCGCGACGCGGACGGGTTTCCGAACGCGCTTGCGACGATGTGGACGTGGGTCGCCGACGATCGCGCGGCGGGCGAGCGCGTGCTCGCCGACGTCTTGTCTCCGCTGCTGAAGCGAGATCCGGACGAGCTGCGCGGGCAGGTCTGCGTGGGCTCCGTCGAGCACTGCGCCGAACTCCTCTCCCGGTATGCGGAGGCGGGGTGCGGGCGCGTGTACCTGTGGCCGCTGGGCGACGAGCAGCGTCAGCTCGAGCTGATCGCCAGCGAGGTGGCGCCGATGCTCGGCGCCACCTGA
- a CDS encoding ArsR/SmtB family transcription factor: protein MPVDLELAPKTKRPAGEPCCEPVVYPDVDREQAVRLAEVAKALGDPIRLQLVDVLRKHAGKVCVCELVPLFDISQPTLSHHLKKLRVAGIVDSERQGLWAYYYVRPEALKELSAWLT, encoded by the coding sequence ATGCCTGTCGATCTGGAGCTCGCTCCCAAGACCAAGCGCCCCGCCGGCGAGCCGTGCTGCGAGCCGGTCGTCTATCCCGACGTCGACCGCGAGCAGGCCGTACGGCTCGCGGAGGTCGCCAAGGCGCTCGGCGACCCGATCCGCCTCCAGCTCGTCGACGTGCTGCGCAAGCACGCCGGCAAGGTCTGCGTGTGCGAGCTGGTGCCCCTGTTCGACATCAGCCAGCCGACCCTCTCGCACCACCTCAAGAAGTTGCGCGTGGCCGGGATCGTCGACTCCGAGCGACAAGGGCTGTGGGCCTACTACTACGTGCGCCCCGAGGCGCTGAAGGAGCTGTCCGCATGGCTGACCTGA
- the arsB gene encoding ACR3 family arsenite efflux transporter, translating into MTSTASASARAEEAAVMDRLSTLDRYLPLWIAVAMAAGLSLGTLVPGFDDALDALRIGTVSLPIALGLMLMMYPVLAKVRYEELGKLGGERKLIVSSLVLNWIVGPLLMFAVAWIFLADQPEYRTGLIVVGLARCIAMVLIWTDLACADREATALLVAINSLFQIVAYSLLGWFYLTGLPDLLGLDSQGFEVSMWEVARTVLIFLGIPLLAGYLTRVVGLRRRGAEWYEQRFLPKIGPVALYGLLFTIVMLFALQGDAITSEPLDVVRIAVPLLIYFAVMFAVSFAAGIWMKLGYPRTSTLAFTAASNNFELAIAVAVGVWGATSGQALAGVVGPLIEVPVLVALVYVALWLRRRYFTHDDATPRERRARLAEEPSR; encoded by the coding sequence GTGACCTCGACTGCGTCTGCCTCGGCGCGCGCCGAGGAGGCCGCCGTGATGGACCGCCTCTCGACGCTCGACCGCTACCTGCCCTTGTGGATCGCCGTCGCGATGGCCGCCGGCCTCTCGCTCGGCACGCTGGTCCCCGGCTTCGACGACGCGCTCGACGCGCTGCGCATCGGCACCGTCTCGCTGCCGATCGCGCTCGGGCTCATGCTGATGATGTACCCCGTGCTCGCGAAGGTCCGCTACGAGGAGCTGGGCAAGCTCGGCGGTGAGCGGAAGCTGATCGTCAGCTCGCTCGTCTTGAACTGGATCGTCGGGCCGCTGCTGATGTTCGCGGTCGCGTGGATCTTCCTCGCCGACCAGCCCGAGTACCGCACCGGCCTGATCGTCGTCGGCCTCGCCCGCTGCATCGCGATGGTCCTGATCTGGACCGATCTCGCCTGCGCCGACCGCGAGGCGACCGCCCTGCTCGTCGCGATCAACTCGCTCTTCCAGATCGTCGCCTACTCGCTGCTCGGCTGGTTCTACCTGACCGGCCTTCCCGACCTGCTGGGGCTCGACTCCCAGGGCTTCGAGGTGTCGATGTGGGAGGTCGCGCGCACGGTGCTGATCTTCCTCGGCATCCCCCTGCTCGCCGGCTACCTGACGCGCGTGGTCGGCCTGCGCCGACGCGGCGCGGAGTGGTACGAGCAGCGGTTCCTGCCGAAGATCGGCCCCGTCGCGCTCTACGGGCTGCTGTTCACGATCGTGATGCTGTTCGCTCTCCAGGGCGACGCGATCACGTCCGAGCCGCTCGACGTCGTCCGCATCGCCGTGCCGCTGCTCATCTACTTCGCCGTCATGTTCGCCGTCTCGTTCGCCGCCGGCATCTGGATGAAGCTCGGCTACCCGCGCACCTCCACGCTCGCGTTCACCGCCGCCTCCAACAACTTCGAGCTGGCGATCGCCGTCGCCGTCGGCGTCTGGGGCGCGACGTCCGGCCAGGCACTCGCCGGCGTCGTCGGCCCGCTGATCGAAGTGCCCGTCCTCGTCGCGCTCGTCTACGTCGCGCTCTGGCTGCGGCGGCGCTACTTCACCCACGACGACGCGACGCCGCGCGAGCGCCGCGCCCGCCTCGCCGAGGAGCCGTCCCGATGA
- a CDS encoding transcriptional regulator yields the protein MSDLDPLIHPPARLRLMTMLSAVSEAEFATLRDRLDVSDSVLSKHIATLVGAGYVKSRKGVRVGRRTTWVALTPPGSRALARHVAALRELIADVDAPRQTTPADG from the coding sequence GTGAGCGACCTCGATCCGCTCATCCACCCGCCGGCGCGGCTGCGCCTGATGACGATGCTGTCCGCGGTCAGCGAAGCGGAGTTCGCGACCCTTCGCGATCGCCTCGACGTCAGCGACTCGGTCCTCTCCAAGCACATCGCCACCCTCGTGGGCGCGGGGTACGTCAAGAGCCGCAAGGGCGTCCGTGTCGGCCGCCGCACCACCTGGGTGGCGCTCACCCCGCCCGGCTCGCGGGCCCTCGCGCGCCACGTCGCGGCGCTGCGCGAGCTGATCGCCGACGTCGACGCACCACGGCAGACGACGCCGGCCGACGGCTGA